The window TCCACCTGTCCGGCGAGCACGGCATGTCGGTGCACGGCTTCGTGGCCTTGGAGAACCTCACCATGGGGCCAGAGTCCATGAAGGAGTTGGTCTTCGGGTGCGCGCACTCGACGGAACACTTCAACAGCCAGCGCACCTTCGCGGGCGTCGCGGCCATGGGTAAGATGCCCACCTCGCTCGTCATGCAGGTCGCGGCGCGCGGGCAGACGCAGTTCTCGTACTGCCTCTTCTCCGGCGGGGCTAGCCGGCATGGCTTCCTCCGGTTCGGCGCCGACGTGCCTCGCCGGCCGGGCCTCCGAACAACCAAGATCCTCCCGGCGCTGGACGCGCACGAGTCGCAGTACTACGTGAGCCTAGTGGGCATCAGCCTGGACGCGAAGAGGCTGACGGGGGTCAGGCCGGAGATGTTCGCCCGGCGGCACGGCGGGCAGGGCGGGTGCGTGATTGACCCCGGCACGCCGCTGACGGTGCTGGTCCGGGAGGCGTACCGCGTCGTGGAGGAGGCCGTGTGGAGCGACCTGCGGCGGAACAGGGCGGAGCGCATGCAGCGACAGGGCTACGGGCTGTGCGTCCGCAAGACCGTCGAGATCAAGCGGCACCTCCAGTCGCTGTCCTTCCATTTCGCAGAGGAGACGGCGAGGCTGGTCGTCAAGCCGGAGCAGCTGTTCACGGTGGTGGAGAGCAAGCTCCACGGGGCCGCCCTGTGCCTTGCCATGATCCCGGGCGAGCGGACGGTCATCGGGGC is drawn from Triticum dicoccoides isolate Atlit2015 ecotype Zavitan chromosome 4A, WEW_v2.0, whole genome shotgun sequence and contains these coding sequences:
- the LOC119289080 gene encoding aspartyl protease family protein 2-like produces the protein MGIKNTLQCVVFLMALIMTHLIPPADADAGSPKVVMASSGILPALDAHESQYYVSLVGISLDAKRLTGVRPEMFARRHGGQGGCVIDPGTPLTVLVREAYRVVEEAVWSDLRRNRAERMQRQGYGLCVRKTVEIKRHLQSLSFHFAEETARLVVKPEQLFTVVESKLHGAALCLAMIPGERTVIGALQQVDTRFVYDLKDAKLSFVSEPCSQDTAGVESTE